A genome region from Mycobacterium florentinum includes the following:
- a CDS encoding SDR family oxidoreductase has product MSSNNAHQRVAVVTGASSGIGEATAKTLAALGFHVVAVARRADRINALAKEIGGTAIVADVTDDAAVETLAGKLSRVDVLVNNAGGARGLAPVADTDLEHWRWMWETNVLGTLRVTRALLPKLVDSGDGLIITVTSVAALEVYDGGAGYTAAKHAQGALHRTLRGELLGKPVRLTEIAPGAVETEFSLVRFDGDRQRADSVYAGITPLTAADVAEVIGFVASRPSHVDLDLIVLKPRDQASTMRFNRRG; this is encoded by the coding sequence GTGAGTTCAAATAATGCGCATCAGCGGGTCGCGGTAGTGACCGGTGCCAGTTCCGGGATCGGCGAAGCGACCGCCAAAACCCTTGCCGCTCTTGGGTTTCACGTCGTCGCAGTGGCGCGGCGCGCGGACCGGATAAATGCCCTCGCGAAAGAGATCGGCGGCACCGCAATTGTGGCTGACGTCACAGACGATGCTGCCGTCGAGACTCTCGCCGGCAAATTGAGCCGGGTCGATGTCCTGGTCAATAACGCCGGGGGTGCGCGCGGATTGGCGCCCGTCGCCGACACCGACCTCGAGCACTGGCGCTGGATGTGGGAGACCAACGTGCTTGGCACGCTGCGGGTCACCCGCGCGCTGCTGCCCAAGCTGGTCGACTCCGGCGACGGCCTGATCATCACCGTCACCTCGGTGGCCGCGCTCGAGGTTTACGACGGCGGCGCCGGCTACACCGCGGCCAAGCACGCGCAGGGCGCCCTGCACCGCACGCTGCGCGGCGAACTACTGGGAAAGCCGGTGCGGCTCACCGAAATCGCCCCGGGCGCAGTCGAAACCGAGTTCTCGCTGGTGCGTTTCGACGGCGATCGGCAGCGCGCGGATTCGGTCTATGCCGGCATCACGCCGCTGACGGCGGCCGACGTGGCCGAAGTGATCGGGTTCGTGGCCTCGCGGCCCTCGCACGTCGACTTGGACCTGATCGTCCTCAAGCCGCGCGACCAGGCCAGCACGATGCGGTTTAACCGCCGGGGCTAG
- a CDS encoding DUF2516 family protein: protein MSQAVGTVMLVLQIAVLVMAVYAFIHAAMQRSDAYTAAEKLTKPVWLVILGLAVALTSILSFVFGVLGMAISACAAGVYLVDVRPKLLEIQGKSR from the coding sequence GTGAGCCAAGCCGTGGGTACCGTCATGTTGGTCTTGCAGATCGCCGTCCTGGTGATGGCGGTGTACGCGTTCATCCATGCGGCGATGCAGCGATCCGACGCCTACACCGCGGCGGAGAAGCTGACCAAGCCGGTGTGGCTGGTGATCCTGGGCCTGGCCGTCGCGTTGACATCCATCCTGAGCTTCGTTTTCGGCGTGCTCGGAATGGCCATCTCGGCCTGCGCGGCCGGCGTGTATCTGGTCGACGTGCGGCCGAAACTCCTTGAAATTCAGGGCAAGTCACGCTGA
- a CDS encoding carbon-nitrogen hydrolase family protein: protein MRIALAQMLSGSDPAANLQQVRDYTARAADAGATLVVFPEATMCRFGVPLAPVAEPVDGPWADGVRQIATDSGVTVIAGMFTPAGDGRVTNTLIATGPGTPNQPDAHYDKIHLYDAFGFTESRTVAPGREPVVITVDGVGVGLTVCYDIRFPELYTELARRGAQLIAVCASWGSGPGKLEQWTLLARARALDSMSYVAATGQADPGDTLGGSGSSSGAPTGVGGSLVASPLGEVVASAGADPQLVIADIDVAKVAKARDNIAVLRNQSDFARSNRAESVG from the coding sequence ATGCGAATCGCCTTGGCCCAGATGCTCAGTGGCAGCGATCCGGCGGCGAATCTGCAGCAGGTGCGCGACTACACCGCCCGCGCCGCCGACGCCGGCGCGACGCTCGTGGTGTTTCCCGAAGCGACCATGTGCCGGTTCGGCGTTCCGCTGGCCCCGGTCGCCGAGCCCGTCGACGGGCCATGGGCGGACGGCGTCCGGCAGATCGCGACCGACTCCGGCGTCACGGTGATCGCCGGCATGTTCACCCCGGCCGGCGACGGGCGCGTGACGAACACGCTTATCGCGACCGGGCCGGGCACACCCAACCAGCCGGACGCCCACTACGACAAGATCCACCTCTACGACGCGTTCGGCTTCACCGAGTCGCGCACCGTCGCGCCGGGCCGCGAACCCGTGGTGATCACGGTCGATGGGGTCGGGGTGGGGCTGACCGTTTGCTATGACATCCGCTTTCCGGAGCTCTACACCGAGCTGGCCCGCCGTGGTGCCCAGCTCATCGCCGTCTGCGCGTCCTGGGGTTCGGGTCCCGGAAAACTCGAGCAGTGGACGCTGCTGGCCCGCGCCCGCGCGCTGGACTCGATGAGCTACGTCGCCGCGACCGGTCAGGCCGATCCCGGTGACACACTGGGCGGCTCGGGCTCGTCGTCGGGCGCGCCGACGGGGGTGGGCGGCAGTCTGGTGGCCTCCCCGCTGGGCGAGGTGGTCGCCTCGGCCGGCGCCGACCCGCAGTTGGTGATCGCCGACATCGACGTCGCCAAGGTCGCGAAGGCCCGGGACAACATCGCGGTGCTCCGCAACCAGTCTGACTTTGCTCGTAGCAATAGGGCAGAATCGGTTGGGTGA
- the mshA gene encoding D-inositol-3-phosphate glycosyltransferase, which yields MRHDDVLLLNDPRRVALLAVHTSPLAQPGTGDAGGMNVYVLQSALHLARRGIEVEIFTRATASADPPVVEVEPGVLVRNVVAGPFEGLDKYDLPTQLCAFAAGVLRAEASHEPGYYDIVHSHYWLSGQVGWLARDRWAVPLVHTAHTLAAVKNAALAAGDAPEPPLRTVGEQQVVDEADRLIVNTDDEARQLFSIHHADPGRIDVVHPGVDLDVFHPGDRRAARAALGLALDEQIVAFVGRIQPLKAPDIVLRAAAKLPGVRIVVAGGPSGSGLATPDGLVRLADELGITERVTFLPPQSRENLAILFQAANLVAVPSYSESFGLVAVEAQACGTPVVAAAVGGLPVAVRDGVTGSLVSGHDVDDWAHALGELLQLDATPQGSAMRRAAAAHAATFSWENTTDALLASYRRAIGDFTAARQRRVRDRVAARRPRRWTPRRGVGA from the coding sequence GTGCGGCACGACGACGTCCTCCTGTTGAACGATCCGCGCCGGGTCGCGCTATTGGCAGTGCACACCTCGCCCCTGGCTCAACCGGGCACCGGCGACGCCGGCGGGATGAACGTGTACGTCCTGCAAAGTGCACTGCATCTGGCACGGCGGGGGATCGAGGTGGAGATCTTCACCCGGGCCACCGCGTCGGCCGACCCGCCGGTCGTCGAGGTCGAGCCCGGCGTGCTGGTGCGCAACGTGGTGGCGGGGCCGTTTGAGGGCCTGGACAAATACGACCTGCCCACTCAGCTGTGCGCGTTCGCGGCCGGAGTGCTGCGTGCCGAGGCGTCGCATGAACCCGGCTACTACGACATTGTGCACTCGCACTACTGGCTGTCCGGACAGGTCGGCTGGCTGGCCCGCGACCGTTGGGCGGTGCCGCTGGTGCACACCGCGCACACGCTGGCCGCGGTCAAGAACGCGGCGCTGGCCGCGGGTGACGCGCCCGAGCCGCCGCTGCGCACGGTGGGGGAGCAGCAGGTCGTCGACGAGGCGGACCGGCTGATCGTCAACACCGATGACGAAGCACGGCAATTGTTTTCGATCCACCATGCCGATCCGGGACGAATCGACGTGGTCCACCCCGGCGTCGACCTCGACGTGTTCCATCCGGGTGATCGCCGCGCGGCCCGCGCCGCATTGGGGCTGGCGCTCGACGAGCAGATCGTGGCGTTCGTCGGACGGATCCAGCCGCTGAAGGCACCCGACATCGTGCTGCGGGCGGCGGCGAAACTGCCGGGGGTGCGCATCGTGGTGGCCGGCGGGCCGTCGGGCAGCGGCCTGGCCACCCCGGACGGATTGGTTCGCCTCGCCGACGAATTGGGTATCACCGAGCGGGTGACCTTTCTGCCGCCGCAATCGCGGGAGAACTTAGCAATACTGTTCCAGGCCGCGAATCTTGTTGCGGTGCCCAGCTATTCGGAGTCGTTCGGCTTGGTTGCCGTCGAGGCGCAGGCGTGCGGGACGCCGGTGGTAGCGGCCGCGGTCGGCGGGCTGCCGGTGGCGGTGCGCGACGGTGTCACCGGCTCGCTGGTGTCCGGGCATGACGTCGACGACTGGGCCCACGCGCTGGGCGAGCTGCTGCAACTGGACGCCACACCGCAGGGCTCGGCGATGCGCCGGGCCGCCGCTGCGCACGCGGCGACGTTCTCCTGGGAGAACACCACCGACGCGCTGCTGGCCAGCTATCGGCGCGCCATCGGCGACTTCACCGCCGCGCGCCAGCGCCGGGTTCGCGACCGGGTAGCGGCGCGCAGACCGCGCCGCTGGACACCGCGCCGCGGGGTGGGCGCATGA
- a CDS encoding type III secretion system chaperone family protein: protein MSSSVQQVIEHALDASELTYSKHEGAHGGLPGLIVELPGERKLKTNTVLSIGEHSVRIEAFVCRKPDENHEGVYRFLLKRNRRLYGVAYTLDNVGDIYLVGRMSLASVDADEIDRVLGQVLEAVDSDFNTLLELGFRSSIQKEWDWRVSRGESLKNLEAFAHLIDDDGDSHDEGGARP, encoded by the coding sequence ATGAGCTCGTCAGTGCAGCAGGTGATCGAGCACGCCCTGGATGCCAGCGAGCTGACGTACTCGAAACACGAAGGCGCACATGGCGGATTGCCCGGGCTCATCGTCGAATTGCCCGGCGAGCGCAAGCTCAAGACCAACACCGTCCTGAGCATCGGTGAGCACTCGGTACGCATCGAAGCGTTCGTGTGCCGCAAGCCCGACGAGAACCACGAAGGCGTCTACCGATTCCTGCTGAAGCGCAACCGCCGGCTCTACGGGGTGGCGTACACGCTGGACAACGTCGGCGACATCTATCTGGTCGGCCGGATGTCGCTGGCGTCGGTCGACGCCGACGAAATCGACCGGGTGCTGGGGCAGGTACTCGAAGCGGTGGATTCGGACTTTAATACCTTGCTGGAGTTGGGTTTTCGATCGTCGATCCAGAAAGAATGGGATTGGCGCGTTTCGCGTGGCGAATCGCTGAAGAATCTGGAGGCCTTCGCCCACCTGATCGACGACGATGGCGACTCTCACGATGAAGGCGGCGCCCGGCCGTGA
- a CDS encoding UDP-N-acetylmuramate dehydrogenase produces the protein MKASDAGSVLAGARVAEAVPLAPLTTLRVGPIARRLITCTSSEQVVAVLAELDAARDGPVLVFAGGSNLVIADDLTDLTAVRLAARGITVDGNLVRAEAGAVWDDVVVAAIEHGLGGLECLSGIPGSAGATPVQNVGAYGAEVSDTITRVRVLDRASGEVRWMPGGELGFGYRTSMFKRDQQVPGVVLEVEFALDDSGRSAPLRYGELTAALNAASGERADPRAVRAAVLALRARKGMVLDAGDHDTWSVGSFFTNPVVAPEVYESLAGRTDGPVPNYPAPDGVKLAAGWLVEHAGFGKGYPDDPAAPCRLSTKHALALTNRGNATSADVIALARTVRDGVRDVFAITLEPEPVLLGCEL, from the coding sequence ATGAAAGCCAGCGATGCCGGATCCGTCCTCGCTGGTGCGCGCGTCGCCGAGGCGGTGCCGTTGGCGCCGTTGACGACTTTGCGGGTCGGGCCGATCGCGCGACGCCTGATCACCTGCACCAGCAGCGAACAGGTGGTCGCTGTGCTGGCCGAGCTGGACGCGGCCCGCGACGGGCCGGTGCTGGTGTTCGCCGGCGGGTCCAACCTGGTGATCGCCGACGACCTGACCGACCTGACCGCGGTGCGGTTGGCCGCTCGCGGGATCACCGTCGACGGCAACCTGGTGCGCGCCGAGGCCGGCGCGGTCTGGGACGACGTCGTCGTCGCGGCCATCGAGCACGGCCTGGGCGGGCTGGAGTGCCTATCCGGCATCCCGGGATCGGCCGGGGCCACCCCGGTGCAGAACGTCGGCGCCTACGGCGCGGAGGTGTCCGACACCATCACTCGGGTGCGGGTGCTCGATCGCGCCAGCGGCGAGGTGCGCTGGATGCCCGGCGGCGAGCTGGGGTTCGGCTATCGCACCAGCATGTTCAAGCGCGACCAGCAGGTCCCCGGCGTGGTGCTGGAAGTCGAGTTCGCCCTGGACGATTCGGGCCGCAGCGCGCCCCTGCGCTACGGCGAGCTCACGGCGGCACTGAACGCCGCCAGCGGTGAGCGCGCCGACCCGCGCGCGGTCCGCGCGGCGGTGCTGGCCCTGCGCGCCCGCAAGGGCATGGTGCTCGACGCGGGCGACCACGACACCTGGAGCGTGGGTTCGTTCTTCACCAACCCGGTGGTCGCCCCGGAGGTCTACGAGTCGCTGGCCGGCCGCACCGACGGGCCGGTGCCGAACTACCCGGCGCCCGACGGCGTCAAGCTGGCCGCCGGCTGGCTGGTGGAGCACGCGGGCTTCGGCAAGGGCTATCCCGACGACCCGGCCGCGCCCTGCCGGTTGTCCACCAAGCATGCGCTCGCCCTGACCAACCGCGGCAATGCCACCTCCGCCGACGTGATCGCGCTGGCGCGCACCGTCCGCGACGGGGTCCGCGACGTGTTTGCCATCACACTGGAGCCCGAACCCGTGCTGCTCGGCTGCGAGCTGTAG
- a CDS encoding DUF2505 domain-containing protein, which translates to MPRSFDLSADYEDSVEELHRAFAEADYWRARLADIPVDEARLESIRVGGESGADGTIEVVTLQEVHSHNLPAMVTQLHRGDLYFRREEMWGPVTDGIATASIKGSIVDTPVDVSGTAELTPIARGGARLTFRVSIHVRIPLIGGKVENIIGTHLADLVSREQRFTTEWITNNS; encoded by the coding sequence ATGCCCCGCTCATTCGACTTGTCTGCGGACTACGAGGACAGCGTCGAAGAACTGCATCGGGCGTTCGCTGAGGCCGACTACTGGCGGGCCCGGCTGGCCGACATTCCGGTCGACGAAGCGCGGCTGGAATCGATCCGCGTCGGTGGTGAATCCGGGGCCGACGGCACCATCGAAGTGGTGACGCTGCAGGAGGTGCACAGCCACAACCTGCCCGCGATGGTCACCCAGCTGCACCGCGGCGATCTCTACTTCAGACGCGAAGAGATGTGGGGGCCGGTGACCGACGGCATCGCCACGGCGTCCATCAAGGGCTCGATCGTGGACACCCCGGTGGACGTTTCGGGCACCGCCGAGCTGACGCCCATTGCTCGCGGCGGCGCCCGCCTGACGTTCCGGGTCAGCATCCACGTACGGATTCCGCTGATCGGCGGCAAGGTGGAGAACATCATCGGCACCCATCTGGCGGATCTGGTGAGCCGGGAACAACGCTTCACCACCGAATGGATCACCAACAACTCCTAA
- the deoC gene encoding deoxyribose-phosphate aldolase, which yields MTLSREQLAALVDHTLLKPEATDADVVALLKEAADLDVYAVCVSPSMVPVAAAAGGVRVATVAGFPSGKHVSAIKAQEAAQAVASGASEVDMVIDVGAALAGELDAVRSDIAAVRAAVPDSVLKVIVESAVLLGDSDGRTLIDVCRVAEDAGADFVKTSTGFHPAGGASVRAVALMAGTVGGRLGVKASGGIRTTADALAMVDAGATRLGLSGTRAVLDGLG from the coding sequence GTGACGCTTAGCCGAGAACAGCTGGCCGCGCTCGTCGACCACACCCTGCTCAAACCCGAGGCCACCGACGCCGACGTGGTCGCGCTGCTCAAGGAAGCCGCGGACCTGGACGTCTACGCGGTGTGTGTATCCCCGTCGATGGTCCCGGTCGCCGCGGCGGCCGGCGGGGTGCGGGTGGCGACGGTGGCCGGGTTTCCGTCCGGCAAGCACGTCTCCGCGATCAAGGCGCAAGAAGCCGCCCAGGCGGTGGCATCCGGTGCGAGCGAAGTCGACATGGTCATCGACGTCGGTGCCGCGCTGGCCGGCGAGCTGGATGCGGTGCGCTCCGACATCGCGGCGGTGCGCGCCGCAGTGCCCGATTCCGTACTCAAGGTGATCGTGGAATCGGCTGTGTTGCTTGGTGATTCGGACGGGCGCACGCTGATCGACGTGTGCCGGGTCGCCGAGGATGCCGGCGCTGACTTCGTCAAGACCTCGACCGGGTTTCACCCCGCGGGCGGGGCGTCGGTGCGGGCCGTCGCACTGATGGCCGGTACCGTCGGCGGTCGCCTCGGGGTCAAGGCCAGCGGCGGTATTCGCACCACCGCCGACGCGCTCGCGATGGTCGACGCGGGGGCGACCAGGCTCGGCCTATCCGGTACCCGGGCTGTCCTCGACGGACTCGGTTAA
- a CDS encoding DUF2599 domain-containing protein: MKALLAVSAAAVVALLSVAPVTGTALADPGTGEVNAAGPPYVDHTAWERWGQLSSLRVFPTPSGRLASRQPGTMGAADEAWAEVLAMAPDADTPGMRSQFLCHWQFAEMAQPGKTSWNLEPWRPVVDDAEMVASGCNPGGPEESFS; the protein is encoded by the coding sequence ATGAAGGCTCTGCTGGCCGTATCCGCGGCCGCGGTGGTCGCGCTGCTGTCCGTCGCGCCGGTGACCGGCACGGCGTTGGCCGATCCCGGCACCGGCGAGGTCAACGCCGCCGGCCCGCCGTACGTCGATCACACCGCATGGGAGCGGTGGGGACAGCTGTCCAGCCTGCGGGTTTTTCCGACGCCATCCGGGCGGCTGGCCTCCAGGCAACCCGGCACAATGGGCGCGGCCGACGAGGCCTGGGCCGAGGTGCTGGCGATGGCGCCGGACGCCGACACGCCCGGCATGCGGTCGCAATTCCTCTGCCACTGGCAATTCGCCGAAATGGCGCAACCCGGCAAGACCAGCTGGAACCTCGAACCGTGGCGACCCGTCGTCGACGACGCCGAGATGGTCGCGTCCGGTTGCAATCCCGGCGGCCCGGAAGAATCGTTCTCGTGA
- a CDS encoding LmeA family phospholipid-binding protein: MTNPPGPPNEGPSSWPPGGDQGPFGPPPTERPTERLQYPAGADTQQAGYAPLPTPPAPPPTPPAPPTERIAAPGPEPEPAKKKRFRDPLSIVLICIIVVSLLIAGLIGGELYARHVADTKVAEAVACEVQDQATASFGVAPLLLWQLATQHFTNISVSTAGNQIRDAKGMKIEISIKDVKLDKTSSSKGTIGSLDATITWTSEGIKDSVQNAIPVLGPFVTNSVTTHPADGTIELKGMLDNITTKPVVSGKGIQLQIQSFNALGFTMPRESVQSTLDAYTAKLTADYPLGIHADSVQVTSTGVTSHFSTRNATIPAGETNDSCFANI; encoded by the coding sequence GTGACGAACCCACCAGGACCACCGAACGAGGGCCCGTCATCGTGGCCTCCTGGCGGGGATCAAGGCCCGTTCGGCCCACCCCCCACTGAGCGCCCAACCGAGCGGCTGCAATACCCGGCCGGTGCGGACACGCAGCAGGCCGGCTATGCACCGCTGCCCACCCCGCCGGCACCGCCGCCTACCCCGCCGGCGCCTCCCACGGAGCGGATCGCGGCCCCCGGCCCGGAGCCGGAACCGGCGAAGAAGAAGAGATTCCGCGACCCGTTGTCCATCGTTCTGATCTGCATCATCGTGGTGTCGCTGCTCATCGCGGGGCTGATCGGCGGCGAGTTGTACGCCCGCCACGTGGCCGACACCAAGGTCGCCGAGGCGGTCGCATGCGAGGTCCAGGATCAGGCCACCGCGTCGTTCGGGGTCGCGCCGCTGCTGCTGTGGCAGCTCGCCACCCAGCATTTCACCAACATCTCGGTGTCGACGGCGGGCAACCAGATCCGCGATGCCAAGGGCATGAAGATCGAGATCAGCATCAAAGACGTGAAGCTGGACAAGACCTCCTCGTCCAAGGGCACCATCGGCTCGCTCGACGCGACCATCACCTGGACGAGTGAAGGCATCAAGGACTCGGTGCAGAACGCGATACCGGTGCTGGGCCCGTTCGTCACCAACAGCGTGACGACTCATCCCGCCGACGGCACCATCGAGCTGAAGGGAATGCTGGACAACATCACGACCAAGCCCGTGGTGTCCGGTAAGGGAATTCAGCTGCAGATTCAGAGCTTCAACGCGTTGGGCTTCACCATGCCCCGCGAAAGCGTCCAGTCGACACTGGACGCCTACACCGCGAAACTGACCGCCGATTACCCGCTGGGGATTCACGCGGACAGCGTGCAGGTGACATCGACCGGCGTGACGAGCCACTTTTCCACCCGGAACGCCACCATCCCCGCCGGCGAGACCAACGACTCCTGCTTCGCCAACATCTAG
- a CDS encoding ROK family transcriptional regulator: MRSTSLTHPHHSPSRKGHLRLHRQILPPSLHISDSAAASVFRAVRLRGPVGRDVIAGVTSLSIATVNRQVIALLDAGLLRERADLAVSGAIGRPRVPVELNHEPFVTLGIHIGARTTSIVATDLFGRTLDTVETPTPLSPPAAALTSLAESATRYLRRWHRRRPLWVGVAIGGTVDGATGHVDHPRLGWRQAPVGPVLADALSLPVSVASHVDAMAGAELLLGMRRFAPSSPTSLYVYARETVGYALVIGGRVHCPSSGPGTIVGLPAHSELLGGTGALESTVSDEAVLAAARRLRILPTAPPGQANGSATGITDLVRIARAGNQQAKDLLAERARVLGEAVALLRDLLNPDELVVGGQAFTEYPEAMEQVEAAFAERSVLTPRDIRVTAFGNRVQEAGAGIVSLGGLYADPLGAMRRAGVIGSRMPEIADESSA; the protein is encoded by the coding sequence GTGCGCTCGACTTCTCTCACCCACCCCCATCATTCGCCCAGCCGTAAGGGCCACCTGCGGCTGCACCGCCAGATCCTGCCGCCGTCGCTGCACATCTCCGACTCCGCCGCGGCCTCGGTCTTCCGGGCGGTCCGATTGCGCGGCCCGGTCGGCCGCGACGTCATCGCCGGGGTCACCTCGCTGAGCATCGCGACGGTGAACCGGCAAGTCATCGCCCTGCTCGACGCGGGACTACTGCGCGAGCGCGCCGACCTGGCGGTCTCCGGAGCCATCGGACGCCCCCGGGTGCCGGTGGAGCTCAACCACGAGCCGTTCGTGACGCTGGGCATCCACATCGGCGCGCGGACCACCAGCATCGTGGCCACCGACCTGTTCGGCCGCACGCTGGACACGGTGGAGACGCCGACGCCGCTGAGCCCCCCGGCGGCCGCGCTGACCTCGCTGGCCGAGAGCGCCACCCGCTACCTGCGGCGCTGGCATCGCCGGCGTCCGCTGTGGGTCGGGGTGGCCATCGGTGGCACCGTCGACGGTGCCACCGGCCATGTCGACCACCCGCGGTTGGGCTGGCGGCAGGCGCCGGTGGGACCGGTGCTGGCCGACGCCTTGAGCCTGCCGGTGTCGGTGGCATCGCACGTCGACGCGATGGCCGGCGCCGAGCTGCTGCTGGGCATGCGGCGGTTCGCGCCCAGCTCGCCGACCAGCCTCTACGTCTACGCCCGCGAGACCGTAGGCTACGCGCTGGTGATCGGCGGGCGGGTGCACTGCCCGTCCAGCGGTCCGGGCACCATCGTCGGCCTGCCGGCCCACTCCGAGCTGCTCGGCGGTACCGGAGCGCTGGAGTCCACGGTCAGCGACGAGGCCGTGCTGGCCGCGGCGCGCCGGCTGCGAATCCTCCCGACGGCGCCCCCGGGCCAGGCCAACGGCTCCGCCACCGGCATCACCGATCTGGTGCGGATAGCCCGGGCCGGAAACCAGCAGGCCAAGGATCTGCTCGCGGAGCGGGCCCGGGTGCTGGGTGAAGCGGTCGCGCTGCTGCGCGACCTGCTCAATCCCGACGAGCTGGTGGTCGGTGGGCAGGCCTTCACCGAATATCCGGAGGCGATGGAGCAGGTGGAGGCCGCGTTCGCCGAGCGCTCGGTGCTGACACCGCGCGACATCCGCGTCACCGCATTCGGCAACCGGGTGCAGGAGGCCGGAGCGGGCATTGTGTCGCTGGGCGGCCTGTACGCCGATCCGCTGGGTGCGATGCGCCGCGCCGGGGTGATCGGCTCCCGGATGCCGGAAATCGCCGACGAGTCTTCTGCCTGA
- a CDS encoding L,D-transpeptidase → MWYNCRLSRLVVAESVSLLPVSLGVVSTSPDQPPINRRVALAALGLGVFAPSVLAACSGTTTKQAQKNNEQSAPNLKYQPADGAADVAPIAPVSVVVTDGWFQKVALTNSSGKVVAGAFNSDRTVYTTTEPLGYDASYTWSGSVVGHDGKTVPVTGKFTTVAPSKKIDGGFQLADGQTVGVAAPIIIQFDAPISDKAAVEKALTVTTNPPVEGSWAWLPDEQQGARVHYRPREYYPAGATVNVDAKLYGLPFGDGAYGQQDMSLKIQIGRKQVVKAEVSSHRIQVITDAGVIMDFPCSYGEADKARNVTRNGIHVVTEKYADFYMSNPAAGYSHVHERWAVRISNNGEFIHANPMSAGAQGNTNVTNGCINLSTEDAAEYYPTAMYGDPVEVTGSSIQLSYSDGDIWDWAVDWDTWVAMSALPPPNAHPPASQIPVTAPVTPSTAPSLSGTPTTTTTTTSSSPSPGG, encoded by the coding sequence ATTTGGTATAACTGCAGGCTTTCGCGACTTGTCGTGGCGGAATCCGTGTCGCTCCTGCCGGTATCTTTGGGTGTCGTGAGCACATCCCCCGACCAGCCGCCGATTAATCGGCGAGTGGCTTTGGCGGCCCTCGGGCTTGGGGTGTTCGCGCCGAGCGTGCTGGCCGCCTGTAGCGGCACCACGACCAAGCAAGCGCAGAAGAACAACGAGCAGTCGGCGCCGAATCTGAAATACCAGCCCGCCGATGGCGCCGCCGACGTGGCTCCCATCGCGCCGGTCAGCGTCGTGGTCACCGACGGCTGGTTCCAGAAGGTGGCGCTGACGAATTCGTCCGGCAAGGTCGTGGCCGGTGCGTTCAACTCCGACCGCACCGTCTACACGACGACCGAGCCGTTGGGCTACGACGCCAGCTATACCTGGAGCGGGTCGGTCGTGGGCCACGACGGCAAGACCGTTCCGGTTACCGGCAAATTCACCACCGTCGCGCCCAGCAAGAAGATCGACGGCGGCTTCCAGCTGGCCGACGGCCAGACCGTGGGCGTCGCCGCGCCGATCATCATCCAGTTCGACGCGCCGATCAGCGACAAGGCCGCCGTCGAGAAGGCGCTGACCGTCACCACCAACCCGCCCGTGGAGGGCAGCTGGGCCTGGCTGCCCGACGAGCAGCAGGGTGCCCGCGTCCACTACCGCCCGCGCGAGTACTACCCGGCGGGCGCCACCGTCAACGTCGACGCCAAGCTCTACGGCCTGCCGTTCGGCGACGGCGCCTACGGCCAGCAGGACATGTCGTTGAAGATCCAGATCGGGCGCAAGCAGGTGGTCAAGGCCGAGGTGTCGTCGCACCGGATCCAGGTCATCACCGACGCCGGCGTGATCATGGACTTCCCGTGCAGCTACGGAGAGGCCGACAAGGCCCGCAACGTGACCCGCAACGGCATTCACGTCGTCACCGAGAAGTACGCCGACTTCTACATGTCCAACCCCGCGGCCGGCTACAGCCATGTGCACGAACGCTGGGCGGTGCGGATCTCCAACAACGGCGAGTTCATCCACGCCAACCCGATGAGCGCCGGTGCGCAGGGCAACACCAATGTCACCAACGGCTGCATCAACCTGTCGACCGAAGATGCCGCGGAGTACTACCCCACGGCGATGTACGGCGACCCGGTCGAGGTGACCGGCAGCTCGATCCAGCTGTCCTACTCCGACGGCGACATCTGGGACTGGGCCGTCGATTGGGACACCTGGGTGGCCATGTCGGCGCTGCCGCCGCCCAATGCGCACCCGCCGGCCAGTCAGATCCCCGTCACCGCGCCGGTCACACCGTCGACCGCGCCGAGTCTGTCGGGGACCCCGACGACCACCACGACGACTACGTCGTCGTCGCCTAGCCCCGGCGGTTAA